One genomic segment of Lysobacter sp. 5GHs7-4 includes these proteins:
- a CDS encoding glutamine cyclotransferase — protein MNSNRNSNEAGPVRTAEIVREYGPFEGAQNIGGVTHDGQRVWAAAGSYLVAFDPDSGQVERKLDCAAHAGTAFDGTHLYQIAEARIDKIDPATGQVVATIPAPGEGRDSGMAWAEGSLWVGQYRDRKIHQIDPDTGAVLRTIESNRFVTGVTWVDDELWHATWEGDDSDLRRIDPDSGRVLERLQMPAGVNVSGLEFDGGELFYCGGGPTGKVRAVRKPQR, from the coding sequence TCGAAACAGCAACGAAGCCGGCCCAGTGCGTACCGCCGAGATCGTGCGCGAGTACGGCCCGTTCGAAGGCGCGCAGAACATAGGCGGCGTCACCCACGACGGCCAGCGCGTCTGGGCCGCGGCCGGGTCGTACCTGGTCGCCTTCGATCCCGACAGCGGGCAGGTCGAACGCAAGCTGGACTGCGCCGCGCACGCCGGCACCGCCTTCGACGGCACCCACCTGTACCAGATCGCCGAAGCGCGCATCGACAAGATCGACCCGGCCACCGGCCAGGTCGTGGCGACGATCCCAGCGCCGGGCGAGGGGCGCGACTCGGGCATGGCCTGGGCCGAGGGCAGCCTGTGGGTGGGCCAGTACCGCGACCGCAAGATCCATCAGATCGATCCGGACACCGGCGCGGTGCTGCGCACCATCGAGTCCAACCGCTTCGTGACCGGGGTGACCTGGGTCGACGACGAGCTCTGGCACGCGACTTGGGAAGGCGACGACAGCGATCTGCGCCGCATCGATCCGGACAGCGGACGCGTGCTCGAACGCCTGCAGATGCCGGCCGGCGTCAACGTGAGCGGCCTGGAGTTCGACGGCGGCGAGCTGTTCTATTGCGGCGGCGGCCCCACCGGCAAGGTTCGCGCGGTGCGCAAGCCCCAGCGCTGA
- a CDS encoding thioredoxin family protein, translated as MNTAISDTTFVQTDAADHPVVSRQRWLAARKTLLEREKELTRLHDQVARERRALPWVRVDKDYLFDTPQGPRRLTELFAGRSQLMVQHFMFAPGWEQGCKSCSYMADHNDGANQHLAQRDVTLLAVSRAPLAELLRFRERMGWQFDWVSSHGSDFNRDFGVNFDPDALSSVDYNYVEQPFPHIEAPGISVFYRDADGQVFHTYSRYGRGVEVMMHTYALLDLTPKGRDEDALEFTMAWVRHHDRYEPAAAKSACCGS; from the coding sequence ATGAACACCGCGATATCCGACACCACGTTCGTCCAAACCGATGCGGCCGACCATCCGGTGGTCTCGCGCCAGCGTTGGCTCGCCGCGCGCAAGACCCTGCTGGAACGCGAAAAGGAGCTCACCCGCCTGCACGACCAGGTCGCGCGCGAACGCCGCGCGCTGCCGTGGGTGCGCGTGGACAAGGACTACCTCTTCGATACGCCGCAGGGGCCGCGCCGCCTGACCGAACTGTTCGCCGGCCGCAGTCAGCTGATGGTTCAGCACTTCATGTTCGCGCCGGGCTGGGAGCAGGGCTGCAAGAGCTGTTCCTACATGGCCGATCACAACGACGGCGCCAACCAGCACCTGGCGCAGCGCGACGTGACCTTGCTGGCGGTCTCGCGCGCGCCGCTGGCCGAGTTGCTGCGTTTCCGCGAGCGCATGGGCTGGCAGTTCGACTGGGTGTCTTCGCACGGCAGCGACTTCAACCGCGACTTCGGCGTCAATTTCGATCCGGATGCGTTGTCCAGCGTCGACTACAACTACGTCGAACAGCCGTTCCCGCACATCGAGGCGCCCGGCATCAGCGTGTTCTACCGCGATGCCGACGGTCAGGTCTTCCACACCTATTCGCGCTACGGCCGCGGCGTGGAAGTGATGATGCATACCTACGCCTTGCTCGACCTCACGCCCAAGGGGCGCGACGAGGATGCGTTGGAATTCACCATGGCCTGGGTGCGCCACCACGACCGCTACGAGCCGGCGGCGGCGAAATCCGCCTGCTGCGGGTCGTAA